In the Sphingobium sp. Z007 genome, GTGAAGAAGGCGGAGGGGCTAAGCGCGCCAACATATTTGGTGTCGTCGTCATAAAAGACCGACAGGAATTCCTGCATCGCCCAGTCGGCGGCGACCGGACCCACGGCGATGTCGTCGGGCGTATTGGGCTTGCCGTCGAGGCCATTTTCATAGCCGATCGCTTCGAACTGCTGATAGCCCTTGGGGAATTTGATGCCGCCCAGCCGCGACAGCGCGGTTTCGGGCGTCGCCTTGATATAATCGATCTTATGGAACACCGGGAAGGCCTGCTCCAGCACCGCGCCCGCTATGGCGACGTGGCGCTGACCGGACGATGCGCCGGGTGCGACATCGGCGGTCACGACCATCTCCTTGGGGCTGGCCGAAACGATCTTGGTAACGCTCACGCCAGCGCCTAGATCGACATCGGCGGCGCTGAGCGAGGCTGGCAAATTGTGGCCCAGGATACGCAGCTGCACGCCCTTCGTCCCCGCCTTGACTGGACCCGGCGTCACCGCCAAGATAGCGGGCGCGGCGGTGGCGCGGACCAGCTTCACGTCATATCCAAATTCCTGATAGTCGCCCCAGAACCATCGGCCCTGCGCGCTTTGCTGGTCGGGGGCGAACCATAGGGCTTCGCGCGCCGCGCTGGTCAGATCGTCGGGCTTGGCCGCGCCTGCGCCGGTGGACGACCCACGCCAGCTATAGCCCGCATAGACGATGCCGGTGCCAGTGCGGTTGACCGTATCGCCATCAGTGAGCGAGCGAAGGGTCGCGCGGGTCGTAAATTCGTCGGCTTGCCTGCCCGCAGCGATGCTGAGTTCGCCGACATAGCGGCCCTTGCCCGGCACCGAAGCGACCACCAGCCATTCACCGGCCAGGCGCGGATTGCGCTGGCGCGCGCTCCAGGCGGCCCATTCGGGGGTATGCAGCGGCGCAACCTTGGGCATATAAGTCAGCGCATAATCGCCGCGGGTCAGCTTGTCCTTGGGATCGCGGCCGGTTGGCTGTTCGCTGTCCTCGGCCGGGCGGCGATATTGGGCGTCGGCCTGCGAATAGAGGGCGACGTGCAAATCCTGCAACGTCTTCCATTCCAGCTTCGACCGGCGCCATGAGAGCGGCTGGGCATAGCTGTGGCAGCTGGCGCACGCGCCGCGCATGGTTTCGTTGGGGATGATGGTTTCGTCCAGCATCCGCTTTTCGGGCAGATACATGACCGGGCGGGCCTCTTCGGGCGCAAGGCCATGCGACGCGGA is a window encoding:
- the peaA gene encoding quinohemoprotein amine dehydrogenase subunit alpha codes for the protein MKRLPVTKLGLLALFSASVVFAQTDGGPDGATMKETEAGIPVTDPLVTEKCSACHTADAKGNLSRISWVRTTPEGWAQAIKRMVRLNGLAITPEESRAIVKSLSASHGLAPEEARPVMYLPEKRMLDETIIPNETMRGACASCHSYAQPLSWRRSKLEWKTLQDLHVALYSQADAQYRRPAEDSEQPTGRDPKDKLTRGDYALTYMPKVAPLHTPEWAAWSARQRNPRLAGEWLVVASVPGKGRYVGELSIAAGRQADEFTTRATLRSLTDGDTVNRTGTGIVYAGYSWRGSSTGAGAAKPDDLTSAAREALWFAPDQQSAQGRWFWGDYQEFGYDVKLVRATAAPAILAVTPGPVKAGTKGVQLRILGHNLPASLSAADVDLGAGVSVTKIVSASPKEMVVTADVAPGASSGQRHVAIAGAVLEQAFPVFHKIDYIKATPETALSRLGGIKFPKGYQQFEAIGYENGLDGKPNTPDDIAVGPVAADWAMQEFLSVFYDDDTKYVGALSPSAFFTPAEEGPNPARRFGRNNYGEVWVVATAKTEKDKFGKPLSARSYMVVTVPAYQKWDQPEVSR